In Leptodesmis sichuanensis A121, the following are encoded in one genomic region:
- a CDS encoding ISAzo13-like element transposase-related protein encodes MLVPFGILNLDNDELSIYFGQSAETSDFIADCLEWWWQDNQDHYPEIEEWVINLDGGPATRSDRTQFIKRMVELAQTIMLPIRLIYYPPYHSKYNAIERCWAALEQYWNGAILDSVEAAVQWASHMTWKAMNPVVYLVEGIYEKGVKVLAEELADYLPFWQRSEALPKWDITILPD; translated from the coding sequence GTGTTAGTGCCTTTTGGCATTCTCAATCTCGACAACGACGAGTTGTCGATTTACTTCGGTCAATCGGCTGAAACCAGCGATTTTATAGCCGATTGTTTGGAGTGGTGGTGGCAGGACAATCAAGACCATTACCCGGAGATTGAGGAATGGGTGATCAATTTAGATGGAGGACCCGCCACTCGCAGTGACCGCACTCAGTTCATCAAACGCATGGTTGAACTCGCCCAAACGATCATGCTCCCGATTCGATTGATTTACTACCCGCCTTATCACAGTAAATACAATGCCATTGAACGATGCTGGGCAGCACTTGAGCAGTATTGGAATGGAGCCATCTTGGATTCGGTAGAAGCGGCAGTTCAATGGGCCAGTCACATGACCTGGAAAGCAATGAATCCAGTCGTTTATCTGGTTGAAGGCATTTATGAAAAAGGGGTCAAGGTATTGGCTGAGGAGCTAGCAGATTATCTCCCTTTCTGGCAACGGTCTGAAGCTCTGCCCAAATGGGATATTACTATTCTCCCCGATTGA
- a CDS encoding M48 family metallopeptidase: MDSAVIPSSEMSLDYTVRESSKAKHVSLKMSIKGDLEVIVPKGFDQKRIPEILQRKQRWIERVSRRMATQQALVGTDVLVEQPQQIVLQAIAQTWQVEYHPTRRTGIVIQERPNSVLILQGNTADSDYCKAALQQWVAHKARLHLPPWLQTVSKKLKLPFNQVSIRQQKTIWGSCSIRKTVSLNCKLLFLPSELVHYVLVHELCHTIHLNHSKDFWELVGRHEPNYKTLDDSLRDARYFVPWWMEQ, translated from the coding sequence GTGGATAGCGCCGTCATTCCATCCAGTGAAATGTCGCTAGACTATACCGTTCGAGAAAGCTCCAAAGCAAAACACGTCTCCTTAAAAATGTCGATTAAGGGAGATTTGGAAGTCATCGTTCCTAAGGGATTTGATCAGAAGCGTATCCCTGAGATTTTGCAAAGAAAGCAGCGCTGGATTGAGCGAGTCTCCCGGCGCATGGCCACTCAGCAAGCTTTAGTCGGAACTGATGTGCTGGTTGAGCAGCCACAGCAGATTGTACTGCAGGCGATCGCGCAAACCTGGCAGGTGGAGTATCACCCTACCCGACGGACGGGAATTGTGATTCAGGAGCGGCCCAACTCAGTACTGATTCTGCAGGGTAATACCGCAGATTCCGATTACTGCAAAGCTGCGCTCCAACAGTGGGTCGCTCACAAAGCCCGGTTGCATCTTCCCCCCTGGTTGCAAACGGTGAGCAAAAAACTCAAATTACCGTTCAATCAGGTTTCAATTCGGCAACAAAAGACGATCTGGGGAAGCTGTTCAATTCGCAAGACGGTGAGCTTAAATTGCAAACTTCTGTTCCTGCCCAGCGAGTTGGTGCATTACGTCCTGGTGCATGAACTGTGTCACACAATTCACCTCAACCATTCCAAGGACTTCTGGGAACTGGTGGGTCGCCATGAGCCGAATTACAAAACTCTGGATGATAGCCTGCGAGATGCCCGCTACTTCGTTCCCTGGTGGATGGAACAGTAA
- a CDS encoding Npun_F5749 family FMN-dependent PPOX-type flavoprotein yields MALAPWRSPLARALHRNRSLDYARYLQLATVRPDGSPANRTVVFRGFLEETNQLQFVTDARSQKVANLDHHPWGEACWYFPHTREQFRLSGLLTLVSETHPDPNLQQARQRSWQALSDAARTQFTWPRPGQPRNADGFNALLPDPATPLSHFCLLLLQPHQVDHLELRGDPQNRYLYCLNEALEWSMQTINP; encoded by the coding sequence ATGGCTCTGGCTCCCTGGCGATCGCCCCTAGCGCGTGCCTTACACCGGAACCGCTCGCTGGACTATGCCCGCTATCTGCAATTGGCAACGGTTCGGCCTGATGGTTCTCCAGCCAACCGAACGGTAGTCTTCCGGGGATTTTTGGAGGAGACGAATCAGTTACAGTTTGTCACGGATGCCCGCAGCCAGAAGGTGGCCAACCTTGATCACCATCCTTGGGGGGAAGCGTGCTGGTATTTTCCCCATACTCGCGAACAATTCCGTCTTTCCGGATTGCTGACTTTGGTGTCAGAGACTCATCCCGATCCAAATTTGCAGCAGGCTAGACAGCGATCGTGGCAGGCTCTATCGGATGCGGCCCGGACTCAGTTTACCTGGCCCCGTCCCGGTCAGCCGAGAAATGCCGATGGCTTTAATGCTCTACTTCCTGACCCTGCCACACCCTTATCCCACTTTTGCCTGCTCCTGTTGCAACCTCACCAGGTTGATCATCTAGAACTGCGGGGCGATCCGCAAAATCGCTATCTGTATTGTTTGAATGAGGCTTTAGAATGGTCGATGCAAACAATCAATCCATAA